AAAAAGTCACTGCCAAGCTCAGAATCTTAACTGATTTGATCTTAGTTTCTTTAGTAATGTTTGGCATTGCCCACTTACTATTATTTAAACTACATTTACCCAGTCGCTATACTCAAAATTCCTTGAGAATAGTTATTGCGATCGCAGCAAGTATTAGCCTGACAATTATTACTCATTTTTTATTTAAAGTAGTTTTTAAGCGTCTAGTTAAAACTTCTTTTTATCAAAGATTATTAGCTAATCTAATCCTTTTCTTTTTAGGTATGTTGTTAGTCATTTATCCTCACCTAACTAACAACTTTGTTTGGACGCAATATGTGCAGGGGAATGCAGTTGAGCTATACGAATTTTTGCAGCAGCAACCAAAGGATATCATGGTTGCTTCTCTCGCCTCTGAAGCGGACAATTTACCTACCTTTGCTCAACGTTCAATTTTGGTTAGTCAAGAATACGCTATCCCCTATCATGCAGGCTACTATTTTCCCTTTCGGCAAAAGGTTATCGATTTAATTAATGCTAGCTACAGTAACGATATTGCAGTAGTTAAACAGTTTATCCGCCAATACAAAATTGATTTTTGGCTACTCGAAGCAAATAGTTTTACGCCAGAGTATATTACTAGCAATTCTTGGCTGGAACAACACCAACCCGCTGCTCAAAATGCGATCGCCTTTTTAAAACAAGGCAACATACCCGCATTGCAAGTTTATCAAGATAGCTGTTCGGTTCTCAAAACCCAGCAATTTAAGTTGATTTCTACTCGATGTATTTTGTCTGCAATTTGATTAAATAATATCATCATCTCAATATTTGTTTTGCTTGGAATAAAGGCAATGCTAATGAGGTAAAAATTGTCGATTATCATTAACCAGTAAACACTTATCAACAGTATATTCAGATTTTAGCAACTTACAAATATAGAACTACCGATACAAAATAGAAGGTATTTCATCATGAGCAATGAATTGTTACACAATCCAAAAGTTGGTGAAATTCTCAAAGAAGAATTTTTAGAAGAAATTAAAATAAGTCAAAATGCTTTAGCAAAAGCGATAAACGTACCATCTAATCGGATTCATGCAATTATAAATGGAACACGCGGAGTTACAGCAGATACAGATTTAAGATTATGTCGCTTTTTTGGATTATCAGAAGGATATTTTTTACGGCTACAAAATGCTTATGAGCTTATGGAAGCGAAACGTAAACTAGGAGAAGTTTTGACAGAGATTAAACCTTTCGTTTCCTAGATTCTCTGGTTTTCTGGCGATCGCAATTTAATCTAAGAATATTAAGAGAAGATATTAAGTACGAAATCACAGTC
This DNA window, taken from Pleurocapsa sp. FMAR1, encodes the following:
- a CDS encoding HigA family addiction module antitoxin; this translates as MSNELLHNPKVGEILKEEFLEEIKISQNALAKAINVPSNRIHAIINGTRGVTADTDLRLCRFFGLSEGYFLRLQNAYELMEAKRKLGEVLTEIKPFVS